The Leptolyngbya subtilissima AS-A7 genome includes a region encoding these proteins:
- a CDS encoding DUF6439 family protein produces MAFSFDPSMTPQAIARAAKPAAELTDLELAQILAERLAVKPADWHRLNRDRRVRASEQLAAALVFLLKQNSEEALVRVEQAAGWLNRSLQAPPCPSHGDRKTRLAEHGD; encoded by the coding sequence ATGGCTTTTTCGTTTGATCCGTCAATGACGCCCCAGGCGATCGCCCGGGCTGCTAAACCGGCTGCTGAGCTAACCGACCTGGAGTTAGCTCAAATACTGGCGGAGCGCCTAGCCGTTAAGCCTGCCGATTGGCACCGCCTCAACCGCGATCGCCGCGTGCGTGCCAGCGAACAGCTAGCGGCAGCGCTAGTGTTTTTGCTCAAGCAGAATTCTGAGGAAGCTTTGGTACGAGTTGAGCAGGCTGCCGGCTGGTTGAACCGCAGTCTGCAAGCGCCCCCCTGCCCTAGCCACGGCGATCGCAAAACTCGTCTAGCCGAGCACGGCGACTAA
- a CDS encoding lysophospholipid acyltransferase family protein has protein sequence MTDTLQPAELTAALTPEAIVRVQEGVATSQNPAVRQCIAIDLAELSAIAQGTADRRVSGGIRRWVMRRFIKACFRVRIENPEHIPTEPNVLTANHLSHLDPFLLLAFCPSTPYYYILGDARTLYNKRWKRWLIGWAGGVIPLERWWKEEMAVMAAADNGRDDLKPLAAAIRDHVPNGSSIQQMRQIDQAVQALLARGDGVMLFPEGRLGEREGHMHALRRGTVLYAMRSGVPIYPVAIIGTKILYFRKQITLRFGPAVHVPHQARPKRVAIDAALAELEQAFQALLPSHYQEPQGPQPLRHWLSHLFW, from the coding sequence ATGACCGACACCCTTCAACCCGCTGAGCTAACCGCTGCACTGACGCCAGAGGCCATTGTGCGAGTGCAAGAGGGAGTGGCTACGTCGCAGAATCCAGCGGTGCGCCAGTGCATTGCGATCGATTTGGCCGAGCTGAGTGCGATCGCCCAGGGCACCGCCGATCGGCGCGTGAGCGGTGGCATTCGTCGCTGGGTTATGCGCCGCTTTATCAAAGCTTGCTTTCGGGTGCGCATCGAAAATCCAGAGCATATTCCTACCGAGCCCAATGTGCTGACGGCTAATCACCTCAGTCATTTAGACCCGTTCCTGCTGCTGGCTTTTTGCCCCTCTACCCCCTACTACTACATCCTGGGCGATGCCCGCACCCTCTACAACAAGCGCTGGAAGCGCTGGCTGATTGGTTGGGCGGGGGGCGTAATTCCTCTAGAGCGCTGGTGGAAGGAAGAAATGGCTGTGATGGCCGCCGCCGACAACGGACGGGACGATCTCAAGCCTCTAGCGGCGGCGATTCGCGATCACGTGCCCAACGGCAGCTCAATTCAGCAAATGCGGCAGATCGATCAGGCGGTGCAGGCCTTGCTGGCCCGAGGCGACGGCGTCATGCTCTTTCCCGAAGGTCGTTTGGGAGAACGGGAGGGGCACATGCATGCCCTACGGCGCGGCACTGTGCTCTACGCTATGCGCTCTGGGGTACCTATTTACCCGGTGGCGATTATTGGCACCAAAATTCTCTACTTTCGCAAACAAATTACCCTGCGTTTTGGCCCAGCCGTGCATGTTCCTCACCAGGCTCGACCCAAGCGCGTCGCCATCGATGCCGCTCTGGCCGAGTTAGAACAAGCCTTTCAGGCCCTATTGCCGTCCCATTACCAAGAGCCCCAAGGGCCGCAGCCGCTGCGCCACTGGCTGAGCCATCTGTTCTGGTAG
- a CDS encoding YchJ family protein produces the protein MGIGATERCPCGGEESFGDCCQPYLLGKAEAPTAEALMRSRYTAYHQGDIDYLIATHHPTQRYGGQRAAIGQSVATTTWLGLRVIATEAGQAANSKGVVEFIAYYADPRPGQVHERSRFVRQKQRWFYLDGDALPPVEPKRSDPCWCGSGQKYKACHGR, from the coding sequence ATGGGGATAGGGGCTACGGAACGGTGTCCTTGCGGCGGTGAGGAGAGTTTTGGGGATTGTTGTCAGCCCTATTTACTTGGCAAGGCGGAGGCGCCGACGGCGGAGGCGCTGATGCGATCGCGCTATACGGCCTATCACCAGGGCGACATTGACTATCTAATCGCCACCCACCACCCGACCCAGCGGTACGGAGGCCAGCGGGCGGCGATCGGGCAGAGCGTGGCGACTACCACTTGGCTGGGGCTGCGAGTGATCGCCACTGAGGCTGGGCAGGCCGCTAACAGCAAAGGCGTTGTTGAGTTCATTGCCTACTACGCAGACCCTCGGCCGGGTCAGGTGCATGAGCGATCGCGCTTTGTGCGGCAAAAACAGCGCTGGTTTTATCTGGACGGGGATGCTCTGCCTCCGGTGGAGCCTAAACGCAGCGACCCTTGCTGGTGCGGCAGCGGTCAAAAGTACAAAGCCTGCCACGGTCGCTGA